From a single Hemitrygon akajei chromosome 28, sHemAka1.3, whole genome shotgun sequence genomic region:
- the LOC140717582 gene encoding glycoprotein hormone alpha-2-like, with translation MSGIRLFFLTGLVIGSFAQSPEPAAGCRLYPFNVTIRSDGPGSCRGRHASHACVGHCESSAFPSKFSVLRASGFRHITTSVSQCCTIGRLEKVRVSLSCGERTEELEIFTARSCRCDMCRQSRY, from the exons ATGTCTGGAATTCGGCTTTTCTTCCTCACTGGACTCGTTATCGGTTCCTTCGCCCAGAGCCCGGAGCCCGCAGCCGGCTGTCGGCTCTACC CGTTTAACGTGACCATCCGGAGCGACGGGCCGGGCAGCTGCCGCGGGAGACACGCCAGCCACGCGTGTGTGGGTCACTGCGAGTCCAGCGCCTTCCCCTCCAAGTTCTCGGTGCTCCGGGCCAGCGGGTTCAGGCACATCACCACCTCGGTCTCTCAGTGCTGTACTATCGGCCGGCTGGAGAAG GTGCGGGTGAGCCTGTCCTGCGGCGAGAGGACGGAGGAGCTGGAGATCTTCACGGCCCGGAGCTGCCGCTGTGACATGTGCCGCCAGTCGCGCTACTGA